Proteins found in one Diorhabda carinulata isolate Delta chromosome 11, icDioCari1.1, whole genome shotgun sequence genomic segment:
- the LOC130899274 gene encoding uncharacterized protein LOC130899274 — protein sequence MIKYAVLVVAFFGISIAQQNQRILEAPIPALCAQRIIHERTPDGKGYFFSWKDQNTKGVEQDWLSTRNYCRKRCMDLVSLETSAENEWIKRHIVQDKVKYIWTSGRLCDFPGCDRPDLLPNNINGWFWTAVLQKLAPTTQRDQNDWSESGGIGKPQPDNRELIQGGASENCLAILNQFYNDGVNWHDVACHHVKPWVCEENEDLLKYVRYTNPNLLI from the exons atgattaaatatgcTGTATTGGTTGTTGCATTCTTCGGAATTTCGATAGCACAACAAAACCAAAGAATTCTAGAAGCTCCCATTCCAGCTCTCTGTGCACAAAGAATCATTCATGAAAGAACTCCCGATG gaAAAGGATATTTTTTCAGTTGGAAGGACCAAAATACTAAAGGTGTTGAACAAGATTGGTTGAGCACAAGAAATTATTGTAGAAAGCGTTGCATGGATTTAGTTTCTCTGGAAACCAGTGCCGAAAATGAGTGGATAAAAAGACACATTGTACAAGACAAG GTGAAGTATATTTGGACTTCAGGTCGACTCTGTGACTTCCCTGGCTGCGATCGACCAGATTTATTACCTAATAATATAAATGGATGGTTTTGGACTGCAGTTCTACAAAAATTGGCCCCAACAACTCAAAGAGATCAAAATGATTGGTCAGAATCTGGTGGAATTGGTAAACCACAACCTGATAATAGAGAGCTGATTCAAGGAGGAGCTTCAGAAAATTGTTTAGCTATTCTAAACCAATTTTATAATGATGGAGTTAATTGGCATGATGTAGCTTGTCATCATGTTAAACCATGGGTATGCGAAGAAAATGAAGACCTTTTAAAATATGTTAGGTATACCAATCCAAACTTGTTAATTTAA
- the LOC130899501 gene encoding uncharacterized protein LOC130899501, with protein sequence MLLVAMKICAVKLLFLTTVSANLFIMNTSQISVETRISLGNCIVETSTRYFNKDYEVITYSLPLMELDNKINSYFVISHFVLSDLQKLHRWTFLVRNMNIPPQSVKFLDITTVYIIQIRESGEFAETLKKLRQLKSWNPHAKFLIVSTSFFNYPDVVATQITENMWNYNIQNAVILLSDPKDRTVFNVYSWEPYSNRSCGDNFENTYIDRCSYGKTAYNNPWFNKKITGDLYNCTIKALYTKWPPFVIANKPTYQKSHLLQQQGIEVNLLNMIAENLNLFVLYQKDKDEAWGDIYDNGTAIGTLIYLMNDEVDVLIGGYTKTFQKMLFLDCSRSFIQESLIWCTPHEPILLGLKPMIEILPIEGWLGIAIVYFITSLSIWYLSKNNESELCTYKKLDNCFLYTFLMLIGFAAKALPTSNRSRYFTGHFMIFSLFVNILYTTFLTSTISSQKFKEKYRSMEDIYEYKLNTYFLPLAEKYFQPYFEDNENYIEGVPISLIQKKWNTCKNATICMEAVLGGNDNALLTTELFKEYLFTKYGQLHKSRYKPYCLKKPILSLPINIVMRKGFPLLFLFVDLIDRIQSAGFISKWEKDVLERRKVNIYSDKENLMDYNTIKFKNLVTIFEYMLFGILFAIIVFIVEVVFYRRICW encoded by the exons ATGCTTCTCGTTGCCATGAAAATTTGTGCggtaaaattattgtttttaactACAGTCTCCGCAAATCTTTTCATAATGAACACATCCCAAATATCGGTAGAGACCAGAATATCTTTGGGTAATTGCATAGTAGAAACCAGTACAAGATATTTCAATAAGGATTATGAAGTAATTACTTATTCTTTACCTTTGATGGAACtggataataaaataaactcatATTTTGTGATAAGCCATTTTGTATTGAGTGATTTACAAAAATTGCACCGCTGGACGTTTTTAGTAAGAAACATGAATATACCTCCTCAATCCGTTAAATTTCTTGATATAACAACTGTGTATATCATACAAATAAGAGAAAGTGGAGAATTTGCTGAAACTCTAAAAAAACTCAGACAGCTCAAATCTTGGAATCCTCATGCTAAATTTTTGATAGTATCTACGTCGTTCTTTAATTATCCAGATGTAGTGGCTACTCAAATCACAGAGAATATGTGGAATTACAATATTCAAAACGCTGTAATTTTATTATCCGATCCCAAAGATAGAACTGTCTTCAATGTTTACTCTTGGGAACCTTATAGTAATAGAAGTTGTggagataattttgaaaatacttatataGACCGATGTTCGTACGGAAAAACCGCATATAATAATCCAtggttcaataaaaaaatcactggGGACCTCTACAATTGTACTATTAAAGCTTTATATACAAAGTGGCCGCCTTTTGTGATCGCAAACAAACCGACTTATCAAAAATCTCATCTATTACAACAACAAg gTATTGAAGTGAATCTTCTCAATATGATAGCTGAAAATTTGAATCTTTTTGTACTATACCAAAAAGATAAAGATGAAGCTTGGGGAGATATATATGATAATGGAACTGCTATTGGaactttgatttatttaatgaatGATGAAGTTGATGTATTAATTGGTGGATACaccaaaacatttcaaaaaatgcttTTCCTTGACTGCAGCCGCTCTTTTATACAAGAATCTTTGATATGGTGTACTCCTCATGAACCAATACTCCTAGGACTGAAGCCTATGATAGAAATATTACCCATAGAGGGTTGGTTGGGAATCGCTATAGTTTACTTCATAACTTCTTTAAGTATTTGGTATTTGAGTAAAAATAACGAAAGTGAATTGTGTACTTACAAAAAACTggataattgttttttatacacatttttaaTGCTAATAGGTTTTGCAGCAAAAGCTCTACCTACATCCAACAGAAGTCGGTATTTTACAGGtcattttatgatatttagtttattcgttaatattttgtACACTACTTTTCTCACTAGTACCATTTCCAGTcaaaaatttaaggaaaagtaCCGATCAATGGAAGATATCTACGAATACAAATTGAATACTTACTTTTTACCTTTggcagaaaaatattttcaaccttACTTCgaagataatgaaaattatatagagGGTGTACCAATAtctttgatacaaaaaaaatggaatactTGTAAGAACGCGACAATTTGTATGGAAGCAGTATTAGGAGGAAATGATAACGCGCTTTTAACAACTGAACTATTTAAAGAATACCTTTTTACAAAATATGGACAACTGCATAAAAGTCGATATAAACCTTATTGTCTCAAAAAACCAATACTCAGTCTACCTATAAATATAGTTATGAGGAAAGGCTTtcctctattatttttatttgtagacTTGATAGACAGAATACAAAGTGCAGGCTTCATATCTAAATGGGAAAAAGACGTATTGGAACGAAGGAAGGTTAATATTTACAGCGACAAGGAAAATCTTATGGATTACAAtacaattaaattcaaaaatctgGTTACCATTTTCGAATATATGCTGTTTGGTATTCTTTTTGCTATTATAGTGTTTATAGTTGAAGTTGTATTCTATAGAAGAATATGTTGGTGA
- the LOC130899275 gene encoding peptidyl-prolyl cis-trans isomerase NIMA-interacting 4, whose amino-acid sequence MPPKKDKGGSKSAKSGKSDESGDKGGKEKKGGTAIKVRHILCEKQSKCLEALEKLKAGQKFPEVAAAYSEDKARSGGDLGWMTRGSMVGPFQDAAFSLPISNIANPIYTDPPIKTKFGYHIIMVEGKK is encoded by the exons atgccCCCTAAAAAGGATAAAGGGGGTTCCAAATCTGCAAAATCAGGAAAAAGCGACGAATCAGGGGATAAag gaggaaaagagaaaaaaggcGGTACAGCAATTAAAGTTAGACACATACTGTGCGAGAAACAAAGTAAATGTTTAGAAGcgttagaaaaattgaaagctGGTCAAAAGTTTCCAGAAGTAGCAGCTGCTTACAGTGAAGATAAAGCTAGGTCAGGGGGAGACCTAG GTTGGATGACCCGTGGTTCTATGGTTGGCCCTTTTCAAGATGCCGCATTTTCATTACCTATATCAAATATAGCCAATCCTATTTATACAGATCCCCCCATTAAAACTAAGTTTGGGTATCATATTATTATGGTTGAAggtaaaaaatga